One Sodalinema gerasimenkoae IPPAS B-353 DNA segment encodes these proteins:
- the thrC gene encoding threonine synthase, with the protein MTLSFSTANAPQPETAPQQRGWRGLINAYRPHLPVSDATPVITLHEGNTPLIPVPTIAAEIGKKVEVFVKYDGLNPTGSFKDRGMTLAISKAKEEGAKAVICASTGNTSAAAAAYAKRGGLRAFVLIPDGYVALGKLAQALVYGAEILAINGNFDRALEIVRELGESYPVTVVNSVNPYRLEGQKTAAFEVVDALGNAPDWLCIPVGNAGNITAYWMGFCQYQQLGHCDRLPRMMGFQAAGSAPLIEGAPVKNPDTVATAIRIGNPANWEKALAVENASQGEFNAVSDEEILHAYRLLGQEGIFCEPASAASVAGLLKLRDRVPSGATIVCVLTGNGLKDPDSAIKHSHSQLRQGIEPDVEQVAQAMGF; encoded by the coding sequence GTGACGCTGAGTTTTTCGACCGCCAACGCCCCTCAACCCGAAACCGCTCCACAGCAGCGAGGCTGGCGCGGTTTGATCAATGCCTACCGTCCCCACTTGCCGGTGAGCGATGCCACTCCGGTGATTACCCTCCATGAAGGGAACACCCCCCTAATTCCCGTCCCCACCATTGCCGCTGAAATTGGCAAAAAGGTTGAGGTCTTCGTCAAATACGACGGCCTCAACCCCACCGGCAGCTTCAAAGATCGGGGCATGACCCTCGCCATCTCCAAAGCCAAAGAAGAAGGCGCGAAAGCCGTTATTTGTGCCAGTACCGGCAACACCTCCGCCGCCGCCGCCGCCTATGCCAAACGGGGGGGCTTACGGGCCTTTGTGCTGATTCCTGACGGCTACGTGGCCCTGGGCAAACTCGCCCAGGCCCTAGTTTACGGCGCCGAAATTTTAGCCATCAACGGCAACTTTGACCGCGCCCTAGAAATCGTCCGCGAACTGGGAGAAAGCTACCCCGTCACCGTCGTCAACTCCGTGAATCCCTATCGCCTCGAAGGCCAGAAAACTGCTGCTTTTGAAGTGGTCGATGCCCTCGGTAACGCCCCCGACTGGCTCTGTATCCCCGTGGGGAATGCTGGCAATATCACCGCCTATTGGATGGGATTCTGTCAGTACCAACAATTAGGACATTGCGATCGCCTCCCCCGCATGATGGGCTTCCAGGCCGCCGGGTCTGCCCCCCTCATCGAAGGGGCCCCCGTCAAAAATCCTGACACCGTGGCTACCGCCATCCGTATTGGCAACCCCGCCAACTGGGAAAAAGCCTTAGCCGTCGAGAATGCCAGCCAAGGAGAATTTAACGCCGTCAGCGACGAGGAAATCCTCCATGCGTACCGTCTCCTGGGGCAAGAAGGCATTTTCTGCGAACCCGCCAGTGCCGCCTCCGTCGCCGGCCTCCTGAAGCTGCGCGATCGCGTCCCCAGCGGGGCCACCATCGTCTGTGTCCTCACCGGTAACGGCTTAAAAGACCCCGACTCCGCCATCAAACATAGCCACAGCCAACTGCGCCAAGGCATTGAGCCAGATGTCGAACAAGTGGCCCAAGCCATGGGATTCTAA
- a CDS encoding secondary thiamine-phosphate synthase enzyme YjbQ — MVFQDEFELQTYNHGDLQDITERVEQIVKQSGIRTGLAHIFNVGSTASIGTIEFEPGLKRDLPELLDRLIPPSRDYGHEQTWHDGNGHSHLQATWLGPALTVPVRQGHLKLGTWQQIFHIECDIKPRQRQIVVTILGE; from the coding sequence ATGGTTTTCCAAGACGAGTTTGAACTACAGACCTATAATCATGGCGATCTACAAGATATCACCGAGCGGGTGGAGCAGATCGTCAAACAGTCCGGGATTCGCACCGGACTCGCCCATATTTTCAATGTGGGCAGTACGGCCTCGATTGGGACGATTGAGTTTGAGCCGGGACTGAAGCGGGATTTGCCGGAACTCCTGGACCGCTTGATTCCCCCGAGTCGTGATTATGGCCATGAACAAACTTGGCATGATGGCAATGGTCATTCCCATCTACAAGCCACCTGGTTGGGGCCGGCCCTGACGGTTCCGGTGCGACAGGGCCACCTGAAGCTAGGAACGTGGCAGCAAATCTTTCACATTGAATGTGATATTAAGCCGCGTCAGCGTCAGATTGTGGTCACGATTTTGGGGGAATAG
- the ndhC gene encoding photosynthetic/respiratory NAD(P)H-quinone oxidoreductase subunit C, translating into MFVLTGYEYFLGFLLICSLVPILALTVSKLVRPKSLGIESNTTYESGMEPIGGAWIQFNIRYYMFALVFVVFDVETVFLYPWAVAFHTLGLLAFVEALIFISILVIALVYAWRKGALEWS; encoded by the coding sequence GTGTTTGTTCTCACTGGTTACGAATATTTTCTAGGCTTCCTGCTCATTTGCAGTCTTGTGCCTATCCTGGCTCTGACTGTCTCGAAGCTGGTACGACCCAAAAGTCTGGGTATTGAATCCAATACCACCTACGAATCAGGGATGGAACCCATTGGTGGCGCCTGGATTCAGTTCAACATCCGCTACTACATGTTTGCCCTGGTTTTCGTGGTCTTCGATGTTGAGACCGTCTTTCTCTACCCCTGGGCTGTGGCATTCCACACCCTAGGACTACTGGCATTCGTCGAGGCGTTGATTTTCATCAGCATCCTCGTCATTGCCCTCGTGTACGCCTGGCGCAAAGGAGCATTGGAATGGTCATGA
- a CDS encoding NADH dehydrogenase subunit K: MVMSDNLSTPTLINPVERPQVTQELSENLILTTVDDLYNWARLSSLWPMMYGTACCFIEFAALIGSRFDFDRFGLVPRNSPRQADLLITAGTITMKMAPAVIRLYEQMPAPKYVIAMGACTITGGMFSVDSPTAVRGVDKLIPVDVYIPGCPPRPEAIIDAIVKLRKKVSNESLSERGNHQQTHRYHTISHQLKPVDPIFTGQYMRSEARHNPPKQLTEAMGMPVPPALQSTQQQAAQKQEADRG, translated from the coding sequence ATGGTCATGAGTGATAATCTCTCTACCCCCACCCTCATTAATCCCGTTGAACGTCCTCAAGTGACGCAGGAGTTGTCGGAAAACCTCATTCTGACAACCGTCGATGATCTCTACAACTGGGCCCGTTTGTCGAGTCTGTGGCCCATGATGTATGGGACTGCTTGTTGCTTTATTGAATTTGCCGCCCTGATTGGCTCTCGTTTTGACTTTGACCGCTTTGGTCTAGTTCCCCGTAACAGCCCCCGCCAAGCGGATTTACTGATTACTGCCGGAACCATCACTATGAAAATGGCCCCGGCCGTGATTCGTCTGTACGAACAGATGCCGGCCCCCAAATATGTCATTGCCATGGGTGCTTGCACCATCACCGGTGGGATGTTTAGCGTCGATTCCCCTACGGCGGTTCGCGGTGTGGATAAGTTGATTCCGGTGGATGTGTATATTCCCGGCTGTCCTCCCCGTCCTGAAGCCATTATCGACGCCATTGTCAAGCTGCGGAAGAAGGTCTCCAATGAGTCCCTCTCGGAACGAGGCAATCACCAACAGACCCACCGCTACCACACTATCTCGCACCAACTCAAACCCGTTGACCCCATCTTCACGGGTCAATATATGCGCAGTGAGGCTCGGCATAATCCGCCTAAGCAACTCACCGAAGCGATGGGAATGCCCGTTCCCCCCGCCTTACAATCGACACAACAACAAGCTGCTCAGAAACAGGAGGCAGACCGTGGCTGA
- a CDS encoding NAD(P)H-quinone oxidoreductase subunit J, translating into MAEESPKNGNPAEEQTEDKPVPAGPVSKWLTENGFAHDALEADNLGVELIQVDSQVLIPIATALYAYGFNYLQCQGAYDAGPGQELVSFYHLIKVSDDAHKPEEVRLKVFLPRDEPKVPSVYWIWKGADWQERESYDMFGIHYDGHPNLKRLLMPEDWVGFPLRKDYISPDFYEIQDAY; encoded by the coding sequence GTGGCTGAAGAGTCCCCCAAAAACGGCAATCCGGCCGAAGAACAAACCGAGGATAAACCTGTGCCGGCGGGCCCCGTCTCCAAATGGTTGACCGAGAATGGCTTTGCCCATGATGCCCTCGAAGCCGATAACTTGGGAGTGGAACTGATTCAGGTTGACTCCCAGGTGCTGATTCCCATTGCCACAGCCTTGTACGCCTATGGCTTTAACTACCTGCAATGTCAAGGGGCCTATGATGCGGGGCCGGGTCAGGAGTTAGTCAGTTTCTATCACTTGATTAAGGTCAGTGATGATGCTCATAAGCCTGAGGAAGTGCGTTTAAAAGTCTTTTTGCCCCGAGATGAGCCGAAAGTCCCCTCCGTCTATTGGATTTGGAAGGGCGCGGACTGGCAAGAACGGGAATCCTACGATATGTTTGGCATCCATTATGACGGCCACCCGAACTTGAAGCGTCTGTTGATGCCCGAAGACTGGGTGGGTTTCCCTCTGCGGAAGGATTATATTTCTCCCGACTTCTACGAAATTCAAGATGCCTATTAG
- the queF gene encoding preQ(1) synthase: MHDSQTPPNSTTSAESSSMKYGEREIQEGQLITFPNPRPGRRYEIRVTLPEFTCKCPFSGYPDFATIHLVYVPDETVVELKALKLYVNSYRDRYISHEESANQILDDFVAACDPLEANLRADFLPRGNVHTEIEIHHVKPGQTA; the protein is encoded by the coding sequence ATGCACGATTCACAAACGCCGCCGAACAGCACCACTTCGGCTGAGTCTTCCTCCATGAAATATGGGGAACGGGAGATTCAGGAGGGACAACTGATTACCTTTCCTAATCCTCGTCCGGGACGACGCTACGAGATTCGGGTGACGTTGCCGGAGTTTACCTGTAAATGCCCCTTTTCGGGCTATCCTGACTTTGCCACGATTCATCTGGTCTATGTGCCTGATGAGACGGTGGTGGAGTTGAAAGCTCTCAAGCTCTATGTGAATAGTTACCGCGATCGCTACATTTCCCACGAGGAGTCCGCGAATCAAATTTTGGATGATTTTGTGGCGGCTTGTGACCCCTTAGAGGCCAATCTTCGGGCTGATTTTCTACCCCGTGGGAATGTACATACGGAAATTGAGATCCACCATGTTAAGCCGGGACAAACGGCCTAG
- a CDS encoding chlorophyll a/b-binding protein, translated as MAKPRAATDKGFGQLSASDKKSQAKTNTSGGGNFGFTPNAEVWNGRLAMLGFVAVVLTELITHQGILAFWGLR; from the coding sequence GTGGCAAAACCGCGCGCAGCAACCGACAAAGGCTTTGGTCAACTCAGTGCATCGGATAAAAAATCCCAAGCCAAGACCAACACCTCAGGCGGGGGAAACTTTGGCTTTACCCCCAACGCTGAAGTTTGGAACGGTCGCCTAGCCATGTTGGGCTTTGTGGCTGTTGTGCTGACCGAACTGATTACCCACCAAGGCATTCTCGCCTTTTGGGGCTTACGCTAG
- a CDS encoding SDR family NAD(P)-dependent oxidoreductase, with protein sequence MSFLFSQSQPLQAIIIGANRGIGLGFVRHLLADSRIGTIYGTYRRPDRAQDLLQLAQSGGDRLIPVQLDVTQESELAQWSDRLGAQQQQLHLLINCVGVLHDGPDIQPEKSLRQIDGDRLLHYFQINSIPSVLLAKHLMPLFRHQQPSLFASISAKVGSIGDNHLGGWYGYRASKAALNMLMHTTAIEYARRCPQTCVVCLHPGTTDTDLSKPFQRNVPPGKLFPVEKTVAQLMQVIETRTLDDSGQFFSWDGQPLPW encoded by the coding sequence ATGTCCTTTCTCTTTAGCCAGTCCCAGCCCCTGCAAGCCATTATTATTGGTGCCAATCGTGGCATTGGTTTAGGGTTTGTGCGTCATCTTCTGGCCGATTCCCGCATTGGGACCATTTATGGAACCTATCGTCGGCCAGATCGGGCCCAAGACTTATTACAACTGGCCCAATCTGGGGGCGATCGCCTAATTCCCGTTCAGCTTGACGTCACCCAAGAATCAGAACTGGCCCAATGGAGCGATCGCCTTGGGGCGCAACAGCAACAGCTCCATCTCCTCATCAACTGCGTCGGCGTACTCCATGACGGTCCCGATATCCAACCCGAGAAGAGTTTACGGCAAATCGACGGCGATCGCCTACTCCACTACTTTCAGATCAATAGCATTCCTAGCGTTCTCCTCGCCAAACACCTGATGCCCCTATTTCGCCATCAGCAGCCGAGTCTCTTCGCCAGCATCTCCGCCAAAGTCGGCAGCATTGGCGATAACCATCTCGGCGGCTGGTATGGCTATCGGGCCTCCAAAGCCGCCCTCAATATGCTCATGCACACCACGGCGATCGAATATGCTCGTCGCTGTCCCCAAACCTGTGTCGTCTGTCTCCATCCCGGAACCACCGACACCGACCTATCTAAACCCTTTCAACGCAACGTCCCCCCCGGAAAACTCTTTCCCGTCGAGAAAACCGTCGCCCAACTGATGCAGGTCATCGAAACCCGAACCCTAGATGACAGTGGTCAATTCTTCTCCTGGGATGGACAGCCCTTACCCTGGTAA
- a CDS encoding sensor histidine kinase codes for MTDERALLASLELFSQDPLVKGFAFYRLDGTLVGRLGEPPELGLADIQQRTAGIQGRSWHGDHYDVARVIRKMEIPYLLIVRHDSSSVPEELLGFIMRIAGLVLIIAIFVTGATFLVIQGYVITPLLQLRDDLTLAGDALSEGQQRPQFASLTLLASEPTNELSQTIRSFSQMFERVDAEIKRRQVAEAQVRAKAAELEQTLADLKEAQLRLIQTEKMSSLGQLVAGIAHELNNPATFIQGNLSALQDYFETLLELLNAYEQVEALESTQLHQLKETLELEYVLEDLPKSLKSTQSGVTRIASIVESLRNFARLDESERKTVDITQGIKNTISLLRSRLEAAQIQVSQTYESIPMVDCYPGLLNQSVLAILNNAIDALRQRPFPEKTAADATPRKLAVTVGNDAPMAQIKITIADNGPGIPPEVQQKMFDPFFTTKPVGQGTGLGLAIAYQIIVQDHGGQLDCHATPDQGTAFTIILPQSPAQPA; via the coding sequence ATGACTGACGAGAGGGCATTATTGGCGAGTTTAGAACTCTTTAGCCAAGACCCTTTGGTGAAAGGATTTGCCTTTTATCGTCTTGACGGAACCTTAGTGGGACGTTTGGGTGAACCCCCTGAGTTGGGACTTGCCGATATTCAGCAACGTACGGCTGGGATTCAAGGGCGCTCCTGGCACGGCGATCACTATGATGTAGCCCGAGTGATACGAAAAATGGAGATTCCCTATCTCTTAATTGTTCGCCATGATTCGAGTTCAGTTCCAGAGGAATTACTGGGATTCATTATGCGGATTGCTGGCTTGGTTTTAATTATTGCAATTTTTGTGACGGGGGCAACCTTTTTGGTGATTCAGGGATATGTCATCACCCCCCTATTACAACTGCGAGATGACCTAACCTTAGCTGGAGATGCCTTAAGTGAAGGACAGCAGCGACCGCAATTTGCCTCATTGACCTTGTTGGCCTCTGAGCCAACCAACGAACTGAGCCAAACGATTCGTAGTTTTTCTCAAATGTTTGAGCGGGTTGATGCAGAAATCAAACGTCGTCAAGTGGCTGAAGCGCAAGTGAGGGCAAAGGCGGCGGAACTGGAACAGACCTTGGCAGACTTAAAAGAAGCCCAACTGCGTTTAATTCAGACTGAAAAAATGAGTAGTTTGGGGCAGTTGGTCGCCGGAATTGCCCATGAACTGAATAATCCTGCTACCTTTATTCAAGGCAATTTAAGTGCCCTACAGGATTACTTCGAGACCCTGTTGGAACTCCTCAACGCCTATGAGCAGGTTGAGGCCCTGGAGTCCACCCAACTGCACCAATTAAAAGAGACCTTAGAACTAGAGTATGTCTTGGAGGATCTTCCCAAATCTCTCAAGTCCACCCAAAGCGGAGTGACCCGAATTGCCTCAATCGTTGAATCCCTGAGAAATTTTGCCCGACTCGATGAATCTGAACGAAAAACCGTTGATATCACCCAGGGCATTAAAAATACTATTTCTCTCTTACGCTCTCGCTTAGAAGCCGCTCAAATTCAGGTCAGCCAAACCTATGAGTCTATCCCGATGGTGGACTGTTATCCGGGGTTGCTCAATCAAAGTGTTTTGGCCATTTTAAATAATGCCATTGATGCCTTACGCCAGCGTCCCTTCCCCGAGAAGACCGCAGCCGACGCAACGCCACGCAAACTGGCGGTGACTGTGGGCAATGACGCCCCTATGGCCCAAATTAAAATTACTATTGCTGATAATGGTCCAGGAATCCCCCCAGAGGTGCAGCAGAAGATGTTTGACCCCTTTTTCACCACCAAACCCGTCGGCCAGGGAACCGGTTTAGGGTTGGCGATCGCCTACCAAATCATTGTCCAAGACCATGGCGGCCAGTTAGACTGTCATGCCACTCCAGATCAAGGGACAGCCTTCACCATAATCCTACCCCAATCCCCCGCCCAGCCTGCATAG
- a CDS encoding META domain-containing protein, with the protein MKDNIKQFIKCLNARLSRQIVGKIFLSIVVIEIIILIPSYFRRQQELLAQLETQSETAVDSLVRVAEEGMIPMSHPYLSLAAWVTGASLVSMASLATPSMIQLSLASVPLQGQGRLAVLQPGHWQLSRWNQAPLNPELPRISLELNSDGVSGSAGCNRYFGSIGSQEGRRLELGQLASTRRGCEASIMDRESRYLQSLGAVQKYGFTSEGNLWLAYDSELETGTLEFSPLNDSR; encoded by the coding sequence ATGAAAGATAATATCAAACAATTTATAAAATGCCTAAATGCCCGTTTATCTCGTCAAATTGTCGGCAAAATATTTCTAAGTATTGTTGTTATTGAAATCATTATCCTCATCCCCTCCTATTTTCGCCGACAACAGGAACTTCTAGCGCAACTCGAAACCCAATCGGAAACAGCAGTAGATTCCTTAGTTCGTGTAGCCGAAGAGGGAATGATCCCAATGTCCCATCCATATCTATCCCTCGCGGCATGGGTAACCGGGGCCAGCCTCGTCTCTATGGCATCCCTGGCAACCCCCTCAATGATCCAATTGAGCTTGGCCAGCGTACCTCTACAAGGTCAGGGCCGGTTAGCCGTCCTTCAGCCGGGCCATTGGCAACTCAGCCGCTGGAATCAGGCTCCCCTAAACCCGGAACTGCCCCGCATCTCTCTGGAACTGAACAGCGATGGCGTGAGCGGTTCAGCCGGCTGTAACCGCTACTTCGGTTCCATCGGTTCACAAGAGGGACGGCGGTTAGAACTTGGACAACTGGCCAGCACTCGCCGGGGTTGTGAGGCCAGCATTATGGATCGTGAAAGTCGTTATCTCCAGTCCCTAGGGGCCGTTCAGAAATATGGCTTTACCTCTGAGGGGAATCTCTGGCTTGCCTATGATTCAGAGTTAGAAACCGGAACCTTAGAATTTTCTCCCCTGAATGATTCCCGATGA
- a CDS encoding META domain-containing protein has protein sequence MSHPYLSLAAWVTGASLVSMASLATPSMIQLSLASVPLQGQGRLAVLQPGHWQLSRWNQAPLNPELPRISLELNSDGVSGSAGCNRYFGSIGSQEGRRLELGQLASTRRGCEASIMDRESRYLQSLGAVQKYGFTSEGNLWLAYDSELETGTLEFSPLNDSR, from the coding sequence ATGTCCCATCCATATCTATCCCTCGCGGCATGGGTAACCGGGGCCAGCCTCGTCTCTATGGCATCCCTGGCAACCCCCTCAATGATCCAATTGAGCTTGGCCAGCGTACCTCTACAAGGTCAGGGCCGGTTAGCCGTCCTTCAGCCGGGCCATTGGCAACTCAGCCGCTGGAATCAGGCTCCCCTAAACCCGGAACTGCCCCGCATCTCTCTGGAACTGAACAGCGATGGCGTGAGCGGTTCAGCCGGCTGTAACCGCTACTTCGGTTCCATCGGTTCACAAGAGGGACGGCGGTTAGAACTTGGACAACTGGCCAGCACTCGCCGGGGTTGTGAGGCCAGCATTATGGATCGTGAAAGTCGTTATCTCCAGTCCCTAGGGGCCGTTCAGAAATATGGCTTTACCTCTGAGGGGAATCTCTGGCTTGCCTATGATTCAGAGTTAGAAACCGGAACCTTAGAATTTTCTCCCCTGAATGATTCCCGATGA
- the psaK gene encoding photosystem I reaction center subunit PsaK: MLNSLVFALTPTTSAWSPSIAIVMVVCNILAIAIGKYSIKYPSVGPQAPSPNLFGGFGIPAILATTSFGHILGVGAILGLQSAGVL, translated from the coding sequence ATGCTCAATAGCCTTGTCTTCGCCCTGACCCCCACCACCTCAGCTTGGAGTCCCAGTATCGCCATTGTCATGGTGGTCTGCAACATTCTGGCGATCGCCATCGGCAAATACTCGATTAAATATCCCAGTGTTGGTCCCCAAGCTCCTTCCCCCAACCTCTTCGGTGGCTTTGGCATTCCCGCCATTCTCGCCACCACCAGTTTCGGTCATATTCTGGGTGTTGGTGCGATTTTAGGACTGCAAAGCGCAGGCGTTCTCTAA
- the purF gene encoding amidophosphoribosyltransferase, whose amino-acid sequence MMSNPSPLHDDLQPDKPEEACGVFGLYAPDEDVAKLTYFGLYALQHRGQESAGIATFDHQGKVHCYKEMGLVSRVFNEEILNRLPGTMAVGHNRYSTTGSSHVQNAQPALVDTRLGTLTLAHNGNLVNTRDLREELERRDCNCVTTSDSEAIAILIASEVDRGQDWHQAIETALRQCQGAFSLVIGTPIGIFAARDPHGVRPLVIGNLDTNPNYYVFASETCGLDIIGAGYLRNVNPGELVFANAEGLSSHRWSEHPTPKLCVFEMIYFARPDSMMNEESLYSYRMRIGNVLATESPVDADLVIGVPDSGIPAAIGYSRTSKISYAEGLIKNRYVGRTFIQPTQHMRESGIRMKLNPLKDVLNGQRLIIVDDSIVRGTTSRKLVKALRDAGAKEVHMRVSSPPVTHPCFYGIDTDDQKQLIAATKSVSEIADQIGVDSLAYLSWEGMLVATQQDPSQFCSACFTGDYPIPVPAKLRHSKLMLEELEV is encoded by the coding sequence ATGATGTCCAATCCTTCCCCTCTCCATGATGATTTACAACCTGATAAACCCGAAGAGGCCTGTGGTGTCTTTGGACTTTATGCCCCAGATGAAGATGTTGCCAAACTGACGTACTTCGGACTCTATGCCCTTCAACATCGTGGACAGGAGTCAGCCGGGATTGCGACGTTCGATCACCAAGGCAAGGTTCACTGTTATAAAGAAATGGGTTTGGTCTCCCGGGTCTTTAATGAAGAGATCCTCAACCGATTACCCGGAACGATGGCAGTGGGCCATAATCGCTATTCCACCACTGGATCGAGTCACGTCCAAAATGCTCAACCCGCCTTAGTGGATACTCGCTTAGGGACATTAACCCTGGCACACAACGGCAACTTGGTCAACACGCGCGACTTACGGGAAGAACTCGAACGACGTGATTGTAATTGTGTCACCACCAGTGACTCCGAGGCGATCGCCATCCTGATTGCTTCAGAAGTTGATCGCGGTCAAGATTGGCATCAGGCGATCGAAACCGCTCTGCGACAATGCCAAGGTGCATTTAGTCTCGTCATTGGCACCCCCATTGGCATTTTTGCCGCCCGAGATCCCCATGGGGTTCGTCCTTTGGTGATTGGTAACTTAGACACCAACCCCAACTACTACGTCTTCGCCTCAGAAACTTGTGGTTTAGACATTATTGGGGCCGGCTACCTACGCAATGTCAATCCTGGTGAATTGGTCTTTGCCAACGCTGAGGGCCTCAGCTCTCATCGCTGGAGCGAGCATCCAACTCCCAAACTCTGCGTCTTCGAGATGATTTACTTCGCTCGTCCCGACAGCATGATGAACGAGGAAAGCCTCTACAGCTATCGGATGCGGATTGGCAATGTCTTAGCCACCGAGTCCCCGGTAGATGCCGATTTGGTGATCGGTGTGCCTGACTCGGGCATTCCGGCGGCGATCGGCTATTCCCGAACCTCCAAGATTTCCTATGCCGAAGGACTGATTAAAAATCGCTACGTTGGGCGAACCTTCATTCAACCCACCCAACATATGCGAGAGTCTGGCATCCGCATGAAGCTAAATCCCCTTAAAGATGTCTTGAACGGACAACGGCTGATTATTGTCGATGACTCCATTGTCCGGGGAACTACTAGCCGCAAGCTCGTCAAAGCCCTACGGGATGCTGGAGCCAAAGAAGTCCATATGCGAGTCTCATCCCCGCCAGTGACTCATCCCTGCTTCTATGGCATTGATACCGACGACCAAAAACAACTCATTGCCGCAACCAAATCTGTTAGTGAGATTGCTGATCAAATTGGTGTTGACTCTCTAGCCTATCTGAGTTGGGAGGGAATGTTGGTAGCAACGCAACAAGATCCGAGTCAATTCTGTTCTGCCTGTTTTACTGGGGACTATCCCATTCCTGTTCCGGCTAAATTACGTCATTCCAAGCTCATGTTGGAAGAATTAGAAGTCTGA
- a CDS encoding Fur family transcriptional regulator encodes MYAYNSEAFKAELNQLGLRLTPQREEILRIFQQLPKGEHLSAEELHHKLQDHQDKPKISLSTVYRSLKLMTHLGLLRELELAEGHKHYEINQPYPHHHHHLVCVKCNKTIEFKSDSVLKIGVKTTNKEGFHLLDCQLTIHGVCLEAMKRGWPSGIPEDWLCPKAMS; translated from the coding sequence ATGTACGCTTATAATAGCGAAGCTTTTAAAGCGGAACTCAACCAACTCGGATTGCGGTTGACCCCTCAGCGTGAAGAAATTCTCAGGATTTTTCAGCAACTGCCGAAGGGGGAGCATTTAAGTGCCGAAGAATTGCATCACAAGCTCCAAGACCACCAGGATAAGCCCAAAATCAGTCTTTCAACGGTCTATCGCTCCCTTAAGTTGATGACGCATTTGGGGTTATTACGGGAGCTGGAACTGGCGGAGGGGCACAAGCATTATGAAATCAATCAGCCCTATCCCCATCATCACCATCATTTGGTTTGTGTCAAATGTAATAAGACCATCGAGTTTAAGAGCGATTCCGTCTTGAAAATTGGTGTCAAAACCACCAATAAAGAGGGCTTTCATCTGTTGGACTGTCAACTCACCATTCATGGGGTCTGTTTAGAAGCCATGAAGCGGGGCTGGCCCTCCGGCATCCCTGAGGACTGGCTCTGTCCGAAAGCCATGAGTTAA